The genomic window AAGATGAAAATATTGCTGTAAAAGCTTTATATAATGGTCGACATACTGGTAAATTATTTGATTATGAACCAACTAACAATAAAATTGTTTATAATGGAGCATCTTTTTTTAAATTTAAAGATGGGAAAATTGTAGATATTTGGGTACTTGGTGATTTAAAAAATCTTACTAAGCAACTTTCATAAACATATGTTTATGAAAGGCGGTAAATGACACAAATTAGCAATAATATATATTGTGCTGATTTCTTAATTACATTTGATATTGAAACTAAATTATTACCTAACCCTTATTATGACTATCCTTATTTGATTATTGACAATTTTCTAAGTATTCATGACTGTGATGAAATTAATAAACAAATCAAAGAAGACGATGATTATCAAAAAGCACAAATAAAAACTACAGATATATTAATATCAGCGCAAACAAATGAAGAGATTAGAAAAACAAATATCTATTCATTAAGTGAAAAATATTTAGATGTGTATACAAATAGATTTTTAGAACATCAAGCCCTAATAGAAGATTATTTTAAAATAGCACTTACAACATCAACTGAAGTACAAGTTTTAGAATATCTAAAAGACTCATTTTATACTATGCATAGTGATGATTCAAGTATGTTATACAAAGATGAACAATTAATAGGTTTTCTTCCCGTTGCAAAACAAAGAAAAATATCAACTGTTTTATTTACAACATCATATGATGAGAATATTAGTGATAATACCTTTACTGGTGGTGAGCTTTTATTTAACTTTTTATGTGATAAAGATGCAAATGAAGTAAAAGTAAAACCAAAAGCTGGAACTATGTTAGTATTCTTAAGTAATCCATTTTTTACCCATGAAGTTTTAAAAGTAAATCAAGGAAGAAGAATAAGTTTAGTTCAATGGCATAATGCACTTATCAATTAAAAAAAAGTTTTTTTTACTATAATTACACAAAATATCAATATTAAGAGATAATATGAAATTAGATGAAAACCAACTAAAAGAGTTCAATGAAAATGGATTTTTAATCCTAAGAAATTTTGCAGATTCAGCACTTTGTGATGAGATTTTAGAAAAAGCTAAAATCCATCTTGAAAATAAAACTGCACCTATTGAAACTGAACAAGAGTATATGCACTTAAACAAAGACAAAATAACTGTAAGAAGATTAAGACAAGTATATGATAGAGAAGAAGTTTTTCAAAAATGGATGACAAATGAGAAAATTAGACCCATTTTAAAACAAGTTTTAAATGATACACCTGTTTTAACTTTAGCTCATCATAACTCTATTATGACAAAGTTACCACACGAAAGTACTAGAACTTTTTGGCACCAAGATAGACGTTATTGGAATTTTGAAAATAATGATTTAGTTTCTGTTTGGTTAGCTTTAGGCGATGAATATTTAGATAATGGACTTTTAGAGTTTATACCAGCTTCTCATAAACTAAATTTAGAAAAAGATCAATTTGATGAAGTGAGCAATTTCAAAGATGAACATCCAAAAAATCTTGAAATCATAAAAAATAAAGTTCATGCAAATTTACAAAAAGGTGATGTTGTATTATTTCACTGTAAAACTCTTCACCATGCAAGTAAAAACAATAGTGACAAAGCAAAAATCTCTTTTGTTTACACGGTTAGAGCAGCTTCAAATAAACCTTTAAACAACACAAGAAGTGATTTTAAAGAGGTAATTCTTGACTGATAATTTAATAGCACTTTTAGAAGAAAAAACCTCATTTTCTAAAGGTGTTATCCAAAACATACTAAAACTTTTAGAAGATGGTTGTACTATTCCTTTTATTGCTCGATATAGAAAAGATTTAACTTCAAATGCTACAGATGAACAACTTCGTGATTTTGAAGACATATATAATTATTCACTAAAACTTCTAACTAGAAAAGAAGAGATAATTTGCATTTTAAAAGAGAGAAACTTTTTAGATGAAAAAATTAAAACTCACATAAATAGTGCTACAACTTTGCAAATGTTAGAAGATATTTATGCACCTTTTAAAGATAAAAAATCATCAAGAACATCAACAGCTATTGAAAATGGACTTGAACCACTAGCAAATATTATTCAATCAATGAAATACTCACTTGATGAGATAAACCAAAAAGCAAAACAGTTTATAAATAAAGAAGTTACAACTGTTCAAGATGCAATAAATGGAGCTAGTGATATTATCGCTCAAAGATATGCCGATGATTTTAGAACAAAAGAAGTGATTAGAAGTATCGTTTTAAACTATGGAATTTTAGAAACTAAAAAAACAAAAACATTTAATGAAAATGGTGTTTATATTAGTGTTGCAAATATAAGTGAAAAAGTAAAATATATAAAATCACATAGATTTCTAGCAATAAATAGAGCTGTAAATGAAAAAGAACTAACAGTAAAAATCGAAGTTGATGAAAACTATATTTTAGAAAATATAAAAAAATATAAAATTCCTTCAAGTGCATCAAGCTCAAAAGAGTTAGTTTTTGAAGCCTACAAAGATGGACTAAAAAGATTACTTCTTCCAAGTTTAAAAAGAGAAGCATTAAGTGAACTAAAAGAGAAAGCTTCAAGTGAAGCAATCACACTTTTTGGAAAAAATCTAAAAGAGCTACTTCTTACTCCTCCACTTGTAAATCAAGTAATTTTAGGAATGGATCCTGGTTATGTGAGTGGTTGTAAATTAGCAGTAATTGATGAAAATGGAAACTATCTTGCTTCAAATGTGATTTATCCAACCAAACCAAAAGAGGATTTTCTAAACTCTTCAAAAATAGTTTTAGAGCTAATAAAAAAATACAAAATCAACTCTATTGCTATTGGAAATGGAACAGCTTCACAAGAGACAGCAGCATTTATATCAAAATTGATAAATGAAAATAACTTAGATATAAAATACGCAGTTGTAAGTGAAATAGGAGCAAGTGTTTATTCAGCTTCAAAAATAGCTATGATGGAGTATCCAAATCTTGACGTTACAATAAGAGGTGCAATCTCAATAGCCCAAAGACTTCGTGACCCAATGGCAGCTTTAGTAAAAATCGACCCAAAATCACTAGGAATTGGACAATATCAACACGATGTGAATCAAAAAGAGCTTGGAGCAAAACTTGAAAATGTAACAGTAGATTTAGTAAATAAAGTAGGAGTTGATATAAACTCAGCTTCATATAAACTGCTTTCATTTATCTCAGGAATTTCTGAAAAACTAGCTCTTAATATAATAGAACACAAAGAAAAAATCAAAAACTTTAAAACAAAATCAGAACTTCTAAAAGTAAAGGGAATCGGTGCAAAAGCTTACGAACAATCAGTTGGATTTTTAAGAATCAAAGATGGAAAAAGTATCCTAGATAATACAGCAATTCATCCAGAAAACTACGATGTTGTAGAAAAACTTCAAAAGAAATACAAAATAGAAGAGATAAAAGATAATCAAATTGAAGAAATTTCAAAAGAACTAAACTGCCCTATTTTACTTCTAAAAGATATAATCGCCGAACTTCTAAAACCAGGCTACGATGTGAGAAGTGAATTTGATACAGTAGAGTTTTCAAAAGATATAAAAACAATAGAAGACTTAAAAGAAGGATTTATAATAAGTGGAGTTGTAAGAAACATCACAGACTTCGGAGCTTTTGTGGATATTGGTCTAAAAAATGATGGATTAATCCATATCTCACAAATCAGCGAAAAAAGAATCTCCCATCCAATGGATGTTTTAAGTATAAATCAACAGTTGAAAAATATTAAAGTTATTAGTATTGATTTGGAGAAACAGAGGGTTGGGTTGAGTTTGAAGTAATTATTTAAGAATTATTTCAATACTATAATAATTATAATGAAAAGGAACATAGATGCAAACATGTTTTATAATTCAGCCATTTGATAATGGACAATTTGATAAAAGATACAAAGATACAAAGATACAATTGAACCTGCCATCAAAAATTTAGGATTAACCCCATATAGAGTTGATGAAGATCACAGCACTATCGTGCCTATAGAAAATATTGAAAAAGGGATTAGAGATTCTGTAATTTGTTTAGCTGATATAAGTGAAGATAATCCAAATGTCTGGTATGAACTAGGGTATGCATTTTCTGCAAATAAACAAGTTATACTTATCTGCTCTAAAGAAAGAGATAAATTTCCATTTGATATTAGACATAGAACAATTATCAGATATTCAAAAGATTCTATGCGAGATTTTACAGAACTCCAAGAAAAAATTGAGAAAAAAGTTAAAGCACTTTTAGAAAAACAAGAGACTTATTCTAAAATCTCATCAGATAGTATCGCTAAGGTTGAAGGATTATCACAACATGAGTTAATTACAATTGTTTCTATAGTAGAAAACTTAGATGAACCAAATGGTAATGTAGCGGCATATAGTATAAAACAAGATGTAGAAAACAGTGGTTTTACAAAAATGGCTTGTGTTCTTGGATTACAAAGTTTAGAAAAAAAAAGATTTATTCTATATACACCATATCAAGATTATAATGGAAATGAATATTTTGCTTATCAACTTACAGAATTAGGTTGGAATTGGATTAATAAAAATCAAGATAAATTCGAAATGAAAAAAACTCAGGTTACAAATCAAATAGTAGATTTTGATGAAAATGAAATACCGTTTTAAAAAGTGAGCATTTCCAAAATAGCGTAAAGAAAAATTTATATAAATTCGTAAAGAAATTTGAACTGTTTGAGACGGAGGAACGGAGTCGAGTTTTCTCAAAGAGAGTGCAAGCACAGCAAATTTTAGAATTTCTATAAATTTTTTAGCTATTTTGAAACCAGCGAACGCTTTTCTTTTGTTTCTTTTCTTTACTAAAAAGAAAAGAAAAAAGCATCCTTACTCAGAAATCTTCGAATTAAACCAAATGCTCAGGTTCATGGAACAAATAACCTTGTGAAAAATCTATTCCCAAAGACTCAACAATATCTTGAACCTCTTGACAGTGAACATACTCAGCAACAGTCTTGATATTAAGTACCTTTGCAAAGTTTACAATAGTTGAAACTGTTAATCTAACATTATCATTCACATGAATATTTTTAATCAAAGAACCATCTATTTTTAGAAAATCTACATTTAATTTTATAATATATTCAAAATTCGAATATCCTGTTCCAAAATCATCAATTGCAACTAAACAACCAAGTGCTTTTGCTTTTCTAATAAAATCTCCAACCTCTTCAAATTTCTCAATACCCTCTGACTCTACTATTTCTAGAATAACTCTATTTGCAAGATTTGATTCCATTAATTTTGAAAATAAGAAGTTTACAGTTTTTTCATTTTTTATATCTTCTATCATCAAATTTATAGAAAAAATTGCATCTTTATCTTTGAAATATTCACAAGATTTTTCAATCATTTTATTTGTCATCATAGAATAAAGTCTTGCTTTTTTTGCATGTTCTAAAAATACAAAAGGTGACAAAATTTTACCATCAGGAAGTTGCATCCTCATTAATGTTTCATATTTTATCTCGTTAGTTTTATTATTTATAATTTTTTGTCCATACATTAAAATATTATCTTCTTTTAATGCTTGTTTTATATCTTTTGTTAACTGAATGTTTTTCTTTAATTCTCTATAAATAGGCATATCTTCATCAAAAACTCCAATATCTATATTTATTTTTTTTGCCCAGAAAAGTGCAATTTCTGCATGAGTTAGTAATTTATCATTAGTATCTGCAATTCCTATTGTAAATGAAATATCAAAACTATAATCATCAATAATAAAATTTTCCCTATCACACAAAGTAATAATATTCATACATGTTTTACGTAGTTCTTCTATTTTAAAATTTCCAGAAGCCATAAATGCAAATATATCTCCTGAAATTCTATAAATATTTAGATTTGTACTTTTAAATGTCATCAACCTTTTTGCAAATCTTTTTAATATTTCATCTCCAATTTCTATACCATAAGAGTTGTTTATATCTTTAAATCTATCAATATTTATAATTGCAAGTTTTGGATTTATTGAATTTTTTAAGTCATTTAAGAGTTTTTGTCTATTTGGCAAAGACGTTAATTCATCTGTAAATTGTTCATAAATTAATTCATCTTTTTCGAATAAAGAAGTAATATCATTTCTTATTGCAATATATTCAGTAATTTCATTATTCTTATCTAAAAGTGGAATAATAGTTGAATTTACATAATATGCTTGATTATTCTTTTTCTTATTTTTTATAATACCTTTAAATACTTTTTTATTATTTATTGTTTGCCATAAGTGTTTAAAGAAATCTTTTTGTGTATCTGGATGTCTAATAATATTGTGATTCGCTCCGATTAATTCTTCTTTTTTATATCCTGAAATTTCACAAAAATTATCATTTACATAAGTAATGATTCCTTTTAAATCTGTTTTAGAAACTATTGAACTTTCATCAAGAGCTTTTTTATAACCTTCTAATAATATTAAAGATTCAAGTAAATTTTCATTATCTTTATTTGATAATAAAATTTCATTTATTTTTTGAATATATTCATCTTTTTGCTCAACAATTTGTTTTTGTTTAATTAAATCTTTTTCAATATTTCTTGTAGTTTCTAAATTTTTTAATTTGCTTACTAAAACCTCTCTGTCGTCGATAAGAACTTTTTTTAAATTAATTTCTACTAAAAAAATTTTTCCATCTGTAGATTTAGAAACCCACTCAAATGTATGCTCACCATTTTTATAACAAAGAGCTAACATTCTCTTAGCTTTTTTAGATGATAGTTCACCATCAGGTTGATATTCAGGAGATAATTGAAAAGGATGATATAAAAAAAGTTCGTTTTTTGATTTTATTTTAAAAAGAGATAATGCCGATAAATTGGCGTTAATATAATTTTGACCTTCTAACAAAAAGATTGGTTCTGAGACATTTTTGAAAATCTCTTCATAATAAGAATTGTCACGATACATTAAAACCTACCAATGTTAAAAGATATTTTCTTGTATAGTACAAAATTTTATTATTTATGTCAACAGCTTATTTTTAAAATTATTATTTAAATTAAAAACTAGGGAAAATCCTAGTTTTTAAAAGCAATTGTATCAACTTCAACTAAAACATTTTTAGGTAAAGTTTTCACAGCAACTGTTGATCTTGCAGGTGCAGTTTCACCTTTGAAATATTGAGCATAAATTTCATTGAAAGCTACAAAGTTATCCATGTCTGATAAATAACACGTAGTTTTTAAAACATTTTCAAAAGAGCTTCCTGCTTCTTCTAAAACTGCTTTTAGATTGTCCATAACTTGTTTTGTCTGCTCTTGAACTCCACCTTCAACTATTTCCATAGTTTGTGGATTTAATGCAATTTGTCCAGATGTAAAAATTAATTTATCAAATGCTGTTGCTTGATTATATGGTCCGATTGCGCTTGGTGCTTTTGGTGTTGAAATAATAGTTTTCATTTTAATCCTTTTGTAGCTTGTTGTTAAACTCTCTTCGAAAAAATCCAAAGACTTTAAGTCCAAAGCTTTTAATTTTTTGTATTATACAAACTTCTAACTTTCTATTGGGAAAAATAGTTCGAAATCTTTTTTAATATGACAAAGAACTTCTTGATTCGCTCTTTTTAAACCTTTAAAATTTATTGCTGCTAAAACTATTGCCTTTGAATAATCAGAAACATTTATATCATCTAAATAACTATCCACATCCATCCATTTTGCATCAATTATTTCTTGAGTATCATTTATATTTATTTCTAAACTTTTTGGAATTGCTGTACATAATATATATAAATTTGATTTATAAAATTGGTGGGGATAAAAATGCCCTAGAGAGACTATAGACTCAAACTCAACATCTATTCCTGTTTCTTCTAAAACTTCTCTTTTAAGTGCACTTGAAATCATCTCACGGTTATCAATGTGCCCACCTGGAAGTTTATATCCAACAGTTGATATTCTCTCTTTGATTACTAATAATTCATTTTTATCATTTATGACAACAGCTCCCACACCTAAAGTATGATTTGAAGCTGTTGGGATTATGGCATTTTCTTTTAGTGCTTTTACAAGTAAAATATAATCTTCATCACAAGAGTGAAAAATAAATCCTTTTTTTGTAGCAATTGGAATAAAGTCTGATTTTTTTATATCTATATAAATCCAAATTAAAAATCTTTTATTTTCAACTTCATTAATTAAAAAATCAAGGTTTAACTCAAACTCTTCTTTTGATTGTGGTAAATCTATACTATTAATTGTTATTCCATTATATGGATCAAGAATTGTTTTAAAGCAACCAATATTTTCTAAACTTGTATTATTGTTCATTATTATTCCCTTTTCGTGAAATAATTATAACTAATAAACTATCAAATCTTTTAAAGAGTAAGCAATAAACAACATCAAAAAACCAATACTAATATCAAGTAGTTTCCAAGTAATAGGCTTTTTAAATAGTGGAATTAAAAATCTAGCTCCAAAGCCTAATGAAAAAAACCATATAGCAGAAGCACTTACCGCACCTAATAAAAAATAGATTTTCAAGCCATTTTCAATATTTGCACCAATTCCACCAATTAGTAAAATTGTGTCCAAATAAGTGTGTGGGTTTAAAAAAGTAAAAACTAGAATTAGAGTTATAACTTGTTTTATTGGATTTGTTTTAACATTTCCATCTATTTGTAAACTCTCATTTTTTAAAGCAGATTTAAAAGATAGTATTGCATATACACATAAAAAAACTATTCCGATAATTGCAATAATATTTATTAAAAGTTGATTACCTTGAATAAAATATCCTAACCCAAAAACACCAAGACTAATTAGAATAAAATCAAATAAAATACATAAACTAACAGCCAATAAAACATACTGTTTTAAAAGTCCTAGTTTTAGTATATAAGCATTTTGAGCACCTATAGCAACTATCAAAGAAATAGTTACTATAAAGCCTTTTAAGTATATATCAAGCACCTAAATAACTTTTTGATAAGGCAACGATTCCACCAATTATAAATTGCACTGCAATTGCTCCAACAATTAATCCCATCAATTTTGTAATAATATTTTGTCCAGTAAGACCTAAATATTTTTTAATATAAATTGAGTTTCTAAGTATCAAATAAAATACTAAAGCATTTAAACAAAAAGCAACGGAAATAGACAATAAATCTAATGCACTCTGAGCTTGATGTTTAAAAATTACAATAGTTGTAAATAATCCAGTACCAAAAGCAATTGGAATTCCAATTGGGATTACTGATAATTCTTCATTATTTTTATCATCAGCTGAATCTTTTGAAGTTTTCTTTTCAACTGAACCATTTACCATAGAAATAGCCATTAAAATTAGAATAATTCCACCCATAACTTTTAATGAGTTTTCATCTATTCCAAAAAGTTTTAAAACCAAATCTCCACTAATTATTACCACAAAAAAAGCTACTAAAATCGTAATAGTAGCTTTATATGCAACAGTATTCATTTGTGTTTTTGTAATATTTGTACTAAGTATTGACAAAGCAATTGCACTTATTCCAATTGGGTCTAAAATTGCGAAAAAAGTAATTGATTGTTGTAAAAAAGCAGAAAGGTTATCCACTAACTCATTCCACCTTTTGAAGCCATTTTTTTCTCTATAATATGTCCAATATAACTCATACTTGAAGTAATAGTTAAATAAACTAACGCAACTACTATCCACGTTTCAAATGGTGAGAAAGTATTTGCAACAATCTCTTTACCAACTTTTGTTAAATCTGTAATTGAAATAACTGAAACTAAAGAAGAATCTTTCACTAAAGCAATCATTTCTCCTACAAGTGTAGGTAAAGCTCGTTTGAAAGCTTGTGGTAAAATGATATATCTCATAGCTTGAAAATTTGAAATCCCTAAAGATTTAGAAGCTTCAAGTTGACCTTTGTCTATTGATTGAATTGCACCTCTTAAAACCTCAGCAACATAAGCACCAAAGAATATTCCAAGAGCTAAAACCCCTGCTACAAATCTATCTAATTCAAATATATTTGCAACTATAAAATAAAATAAAAATATCTGAACAAGTAAAGGTGTTCCTCTAACAATTGTAATATAAACTGTTGCAATATCTTTTAAAAATTGATAACTTGATAACCTCATTAAAGAGACTATTATTCCAATAAAAAGAGTTAAGATAGCAGCAAAAAAAGATATTTTTAAAGTAACCCAAAGTCCATTTAAAACAGGACCTGTTTTACTTATTGATTTTTTAGCAATAGTATCACCCTCATAAACATCTTCTCCAACATTGTAAGAAAATTTATAAGTATCATCTAAAGCTAACTGAGTTTTATCTTTATTATTTTGTATATAATAAATACCATTTTCAAGTACAAGTTTCCCATCTACAGATGCTTCAACTGCTTTTGTTTCAGTATATACAAAATAATCAGGAATAGAATTCCATTTCCATACATAATTCATATTTGATGCAGCAATATATAAGAAATATCCTACAACTACATAAAACATTAGGGCAATTAGATGCCCTAAGTTTTTATTTTGTGCTAATGATTGATGCTTTTTTGACATATATTATTGAACTCTTTTTAGCCAAGTAGTATCAACTAACCATTTATTATATAACTCATTTGAGAAGTCAACAACTTTGTCTTCTTGACATTGTCTTAAGAAATTATTTAACCAATTTAAGAAATCTGGATCACCTTTTCTAATAGCCCATGCTAATGGTTCATAAGTTAATGCTTTATCTAAATGAACTAATTTATCTTTACCTTTATCAGCCATAAACAAAAGATTGTATGGTTGGTCATAAACAAAAGCATCGGCATTATTATTTAAAACTTCACTAACAGCATCTGCTTCAGTTTCAAATGTAACAATTTTTGCATTTTTATAGAATTTTTTAATTGCAATTTCTGCTGATGTTCCAAGTTTTGTCACAATTGTATATCCAGATTTATCCAACTCTTGTGCAGTTTTAATTTTACCTTCTAATGATTTATTCATAAGAACAGTTTGCCCTACAACTAAATATGGATTTGCAAAATTTACTTCTAAATTTCTTTGTTGAGTAACAGTCATACCAGATATGATAATATCGTATTTATCAGTTATTAAACCAGCGATAATTCCATCCCACGCAGTTGGAACTAATGTTAATTTAACACCTAATTCTTTAGCCATTTTTTTAGCCATATCAACATCATAACCTATAACTTCACCTTTTTTATCTTTCATTTCAAAAGGCATATAACCTGGTTCTAAACCAACTCTTAATTCACCTTTTTGAACAATCTTATTCAAAGTTGAATTTTTCCATAAATCTAAATCAGCAGCAAACATATTTAATGATGCAAATGCTAAAACCAACATAACTAGCTTTTTACCTGTGTGCAGGATTCCATTTTTTCTCATAATTTTTATCTCCTTTTAATGTGTTAAAATTTCATTTAAGAACTTTTTAGCTCTTTCACTTTTTGGATTATTAAAGAATTCCATAGGACTATTTTCTTCAATAATCACACCATGATCCATAAATACAATTCTATCCCCTACTTCTTTTGCAAATCCCATTTCATGAGTTACACAAACTATTGTAAAATTTTCTTGGGCTAAATCTTTCATAACAGAAAGTACATCTCCGATTGTTTCAGGATCAAGTGCAGATGTTGGTTCATCAAAAAGTATTATTTTTGGTTTCATGGCTAAAGATCTTGCAATTGCAACTCTTTGTTTTTGACCACCACTTAAATCAGCTGGATAAGCATTTGCTTTATCTGATAATTTTACTTTTTTAAGTAATTCCATAGCTACATCTTTAGCAATTTTTTTATCCATATTTTTTACTAAAGTTGGAGCTATTGTAATATTTTCTAAAATTGTAAGATGTGGGAAAAGATTAAAGTGTTGAAATACCATTCCTACTTCACTTCGTATTTCTTGAAGATTCTTTTTACTTCCATGAATATCAATTGAATCAACAATTATATCACCATCATCAATATCTTCCAATCCATTTATACACCTAATTAGCGTAGATTTACCTGAACCACTAGGCCCACAAACTACTACTATTTCACCTTTTTTTACAGTAAAATTAATATTTTTTAATACATGAAAATCATCATAAAATTTATTAATATTTACCATCGAAATTATGTTGTCTGACATCAATACTCTTTTTTTATTTATTAAAAATTAATCATATCCAAAGTTTTATTTAATTTTTATACCATAATCATATAATTTATATACAATTTATACATAATATACAATTTTGTAAATATGATATAATCTCGGCTTTTATTTTTAAAGGAATATTTTGAAGTCAAAATTATATGAATTAAGAGCAGATTTATTACTTTTATCTGTTGCAATTGCTTGGGGTGTAACATTCCTAATGGTTCAAGATGCCATTAATACAACACCTGTTTATGCTTTTTTATTTTTTAGATTTGCTATTGCATCTATTTTAATGTTTTTTATTGCATTTAAATTTTTAAATCAAATTAATAAAAAAACCATTTTTTATGGAATTATTCTTGGAATATTTTTATTTAGTGCTTTTGCTACTCAAACCTTTGGATTGAGTTATACAAAAAGCTCTATTGTTGCTTTTATTACAGGACTTAATGTAATTTGTGTTCCTTTTTTAGCATATTTTATTTTTAAAGATCATATAAAGAGAAATGTATTAATTGCCACATTTATAGCTGTGATTGGTCTATATCTTCTAACTATGTCAGGAGCATTAACAATAGGAAAAGGTGAGCTTTTAACTTTAATTTGTGCATTTTTATTTGCCTTACAAATAATCTATACAGGAAAGTTTTCAAAAGAGGTAAATGTATTTTTATTAGTTTTATTTCAGTTAATTACAGTTACTGTATTATCTTTAGGCTTTTCACTTCTACTTGATAATGTTACATTTAATTTAACATATGATTATGCATTTTTTAAAGCTGTTTTAATCACAGCTATATTTGCAACTGTTTATGCTTTTTTAATTCAAACTTATATGCAACAATTCACAAGTGCCACAAAAACTGCCATTATCTTTGCTATGGAGCCTGTTAGTGCTTCTATTTTTGCTTTTTTAGCAGTTGGTGAGTTATTAACAAATATTCAAATAAGTGGGGCTATTTTAATTGTACTTGCAACTATCATTGCAGAAGTAAAATTCAAAAGCCTTTCACACATATTTAATAGGTAAATAATAGTCCAAAACAAACTCTTCGTCACTACTTAGAAAATGATTTTTTTGATAAATAGTATATGAAGGGTTTGGTGTTGTTTCATAACCACTATCAATTAACCAATAATGATAAACCCACTGAATAAGTTTTATTACATCCCCATATCTTCCACTAAGGGAGAATTTTGCATAAACTCCCTTTGGAATA from Arcobacter venerupis includes these protein-coding regions:
- a CDS encoding LysE/ArgO family amino acid transporter — its product is MLDIYLKGFIVTISLIVAIGAQNAYILKLGLLKQYVLLAVSLCILFDFILISLGVFGLGYFIQGNQLLINIIAIIGIVFLCVYAILSFKSALKNESLQIDGNVKTNPIKQVITLILVFTFLNPHTYLDTILLIGGIGANIENGLKIYFLLGAVSASAIWFFSLGFGARFLIPLFKKPITWKLLDISIGFLMLFIAYSLKDLIVY
- a CDS encoding MarC family protein, producing MDNLSAFLQQSITFFAILDPIGISAIALSILSTNITKTQMNTVAYKATITILVAFFVVIISGDLVLKLFGIDENSLKVMGGIILILMAISMVNGSVEKKTSKDSADDKNNEELSVIPIGIPIAFGTGLFTTIVIFKHQAQSALDLLSISVAFCLNALVFYLILRNSIYIKKYLGLTGQNIITKLMGLIVGAIAVQFIIGGIVALSKSYLGA
- a CDS encoding amino acid ABC transporter permease, encoding MSKKHQSLAQNKNLGHLIALMFYVVVGYFLYIAASNMNYVWKWNSIPDYFVYTETKAVEASVDGKLVLENGIYYIQNNKDKTQLALDDTYKFSYNVGEDVYEGDTIAKKSISKTGPVLNGLWVTLKISFFAAILTLFIGIIVSLMRLSSYQFLKDIATVYITIVRGTPLLVQIFLFYFIVANIFELDRFVAGVLALGIFFGAYVAEVLRGAIQSIDKGQLEASKSLGISNFQAMRYIILPQAFKRALPTLVGEMIALVKDSSLVSVISITDLTKVGKEIVANTFSPFETWIVVALVYLTITSSMSYIGHIIEKKMASKGGMS
- a CDS encoding transporter substrate-binding domain-containing protein, coding for MRKNGILHTGKKLVMLVLAFASLNMFAADLDLWKNSTLNKIVQKGELRVGLEPGYMPFEMKDKKGEVIGYDVDMAKKMAKELGVKLTLVPTAWDGIIAGLITDKYDIIISGMTVTQQRNLEVNFANPYLVVGQTVLMNKSLEGKIKTAQELDKSGYTIVTKLGTSAEIAIKKFYKNAKIVTFETEADAVSEVLNNNADAFVYDQPYNLLFMADKGKDKLVHLDKALTYEPLAWAIRKGDPDFLNWLNNFLRQCQEDKVVDFSNELYNKWLVDTTWLKRVQ
- a CDS encoding amino acid ABC transporter ATP-binding protein is translated as MISMVNINKFYDDFHVLKNINFTVKKGEIVVVCGPSGSGKSTLIRCINGLEDIDDGDIIVDSIDIHGSKKNLQEIRSEVGMVFQHFNLFPHLTILENITIAPTLVKNMDKKIAKDVAMELLKKVKLSDKANAYPADLSGGQKQRVAIARSLAMKPKIILFDEPTSALDPETIGDVLSVMKDLAQENFTIVCVTHEMGFAKEVGDRIVFMDHGVIIEENSPMEFFNNPKSERAKKFLNEILTH
- a CDS encoding DMT family transporter; protein product: MKSKLYELRADLLLLSVAIAWGVTFLMVQDAINTTPVYAFLFFRFAIASILMFFIAFKFLNQINKKTIFYGIILGIFLFSAFATQTFGLSYTKSSIVAFITGLNVICVPFLAYFIFKDHIKRNVLIATFIAVIGLYLLTMSGALTIGKGELLTLICAFLFALQIIYTGKFSKEVNVFLLVLFQLITVTVLSLGFSLLLDNVTFNLTYDYAFFKAVLITAIFATVYAFLIQTYMQQFTSATKTAIIFAMEPVSASIFAFLAVGELLTNIQISGAILIVLATIIAEVKFKSLSHIFNR